The nucleotide sequence CCTGCGCGACCACGGCTGGGAGACGATCGAGGTGGACCCGGCCGACGACTGTCCGGACTCGGTGTTCGTCGAGGACACCGTGGTCATGTACAAGAACGTGGCTTTGATCGCGCGCCCCGGCGCCGAGTCCCGGCGGGCCGAGACCGAAGGGATCGAGGAGGCCGTGGCCGCGCTCGGCTGCTCGGTGAACTGGGTCTGGGCACCCGGCACACTGGAGGGCGGCGACGTCCTCAAGGTCGGCGACACCGTGTTCGTGGGCCGGGGCGGGCGCACCAACGCGGCCGGGGTGCAGCAGTTGCGGGCCGCGTTCGAGCCGCTCGGGGCACGGGTCGTCTCCGCGCCCGTGAGCAAGGTGCTGCATCTGAAGTCGGCGGTCACCGCGCTGCCCGACGGCACGGTCGTCGGGCACATCCCGAGGATGGACATGCCGTCGCTGTTCGGTCGTTTCCTGCCGGTGCCCGAGGAGGCCGGGGCGCATGTGGTGCTCCTCGGCGGTGACAAACTGCTGATGGCGGCGAGTGCGCCGAAGACGGCGGAGCTGTACTCCGACCTCGGGTACGAGCCCGTCGTGGTCGACATCAGCGAGTTCGAGAAGCTGGAGGGCTGTGTGACGTGCCTCTCGGTGCGGCTGCGGGAGCTGTACGTCTGACCGGGTGACTGCCTCACCGTTTTCGGCCCCGGGACCTGCGGGTCCACGAGGCCCCCGACCTACCCGCCGACCCCGCGCAAGACCCCCGCTGATCAGCGGTTCTTTACAGCATGCTTAACCTACGGCATCGTAACCTACGGGTTCGTAGCCTACGATGCCGTAGGTTCTGGTCACCCGCCCGTGACCTCCCACCGAGTCATCGTCCCCTGTTCGTCCCTCTGGAGTCTTCGTGTCGATCACTTCTCCTCACCTCGGCAGCCCGTCCAACGAATGGACCGACACGCGGCTGCTGTACGCGCTGGAGGAAGTCGTCGAGCAGGAACTCAACCGGCACCTCAAGGTCACCAAGAACTGGATGCCGCACGAGTACGTGCCGTGGAGCGACGGCCGCAACTTCCCCGGCCTCTTCGAGGACGGCGAGGCCTGGGAGAAGGGGCAGTCGAAGGTCACCGAGGTCGGCCGGATCGCCCTCGTGGTGAACCTGCTGACCGAGGACAACCTGCCCAGCTACCACCACGAGATCGCCACTCTCTTCGGCCGTGACGGCGCCTGGGGCACCTGGGTGCACCGCTGGACCGCGGAGGAGGGCCGGCACGGCATCGTGATGCGCGACTACCTGCTCGCCTCGCGCGCGGTGGACCCGGACAAGCTCGAAGAGTTCCGCATGTCCCACATGGGCGAGGGCTTCGAGTCGGACAACCGGCACTCGATGCTCCACACGGTCGCGTACGTCGCCTTCCAGGAGCTCGCCACCCGCGTCTCCCACCGCAACACCGGCCACCACTCCGGTGACCCCGTGTGCGACCGCATGCTGGCGCGCATCGCGACCGACGAGAACCTCCACATGATCTTCTACCGGAACCTGCTGAAGGCCGCGTTCGAGTTCGCCCCCGACCTCACCATGCAGGCGGTCCGTGACGTCGTGGTCGACTTCCGTATGCCCGGCCACGGCATGCCCGGCTTCGAGCGTGCCGCCGCGCAGATGGCCATCGGCGAGGTCTACAACATGCGGATCCACCACGACGACGTCCTCGCGCCCGTCATCCGCTTCCTGAAGATCATGGAGCTCGACGGCCTCGGCCCCGAGGGCATGAAGGCCCAGGAGGAGCTCGGCCTCTACATGGGCGGCCTCGACGCGGAGGCCCGCAAGTTCGACGAGAAGCTCGCGGCGCGCAAGGCGCGGATGGCGGCGCGGGCCGCCGGCGCGTAACCGGCCCGCACGGTGGAGCAGGGGGCGGGGCGGCTGGATTCGAACCAGCGTGTTCCGGTTCTGGAGACCGGCGCGCCTGCCTCTGCGCTACAGCCCCGCCCTTGCGGGCAAGGGTAGTTCCTCGGCGCCCTGCCGGGCGACCGGTTTCGGGGGACGCGAATCCCCCTCACCACTCGCCCTCCCGGTAGTCCTTGAGGAACACTCCCGACACCGGGTCTCCCGCCTCCCCCCGCACGATCGGATCGTAGACACGGGCCGCGCCGTCGACGATGTCGAGCGGGGTGCGGAAACCGGCGTCGGCCATGCGGTGTTTCTTCGGGGCGGGGTTCTCGTCGGTGATCCAGCCCGTGTCGACGGCGCACATGTGGACACCCTGGTCGGCGAGTTCGGCCGCGCTGGTGCGGGTGAGCATGTTGAGCGCGGCCTTCGCCATGTTGGTGTGCGGATGCCCGGCCGTCTTGTTGCGCACGGCGAAACGGCCCTCGACGGCGGTCACGTTGACCACGTAACGGCGAGGGCTGGGCGCGGCGAGCAGCAGCGGCAGCAACCGGTCGCACAGGAGCGCCGGGGCGAGGGAGTTGACCAACTGGGTCTCCAGGACCTCCGCCGGGTCGAGCTCGCCGAGCCGCGCGGACCAGGAGTTCTCCGGTGAGGGGTCGGGCAGCAGCCCGGCCTCGTCGGCCTCGCGCAACGCGACGGGCAGGGCGGCGGCCCCGCCCTCCAGCATCCGCATCGGCGTGAACCCGGGTGCCTGCCGCGCCCCTTGGGGCAGCGCGTCGTACTCCCCGGCGGCCAGCAGCGCGTACGACTCCGGTGGCCGCCGTACCGTCTGGGCCGCGTTGTTCACCAGGATGTCGAGCGGCTCACCTTCCTGCCGCAACTGCTCGCACAGGCCCAGTACCTGGCGCGGGTCCCGCAGGTCGACGGCGACGACGGTCAGCCGGTCGAGCCACTTCTCGCTGCCGGGTTCGGCTCGGAAGCGGCGCACGGTGTCGTGCGGGAAGCGGCTGGTGACGAGCAGGTCGGCGCCGTCGCGCAGCATCATCAGCGCCAGCTGGAAGCCGATCTTCACCCGGCCGCCGGTGAGCAGCGCGCGGCGGCCGCTCAGGTCGGTGCTCAGGCCGCGCCGCGCGGTGTTGTCGGCGGCGCACCGCGGGCACAGCCGGTGGTAGAAGGAGTCGACCTGTCGATAGGACGTCTTGCAGACGTAGCAGGTG is from Streptomyces sp. NBC_01314 and encodes:
- the ddaH gene encoding dimethylargininase, producing the protein MPSRKALVRRPGPRLAEGLVTHVERTEVDVDLAVEQWEAYGDALRDHGWETIEVDPADDCPDSVFVEDTVVMYKNVALIARPGAESRRAETEGIEEAVAALGCSVNWVWAPGTLEGGDVLKVGDTVFVGRGGRTNAAGVQQLRAAFEPLGARVVSAPVSKVLHLKSAVTALPDGTVVGHIPRMDMPSLFGRFLPVPEEAGAHVVLLGGDKLLMAASAPKTAELYSDLGYEPVVVDISEFEKLEGCVTCLSVRLRELYV
- a CDS encoding acyl-ACP desaturase is translated as MSITSPHLGSPSNEWTDTRLLYALEEVVEQELNRHLKVTKNWMPHEYVPWSDGRNFPGLFEDGEAWEKGQSKVTEVGRIALVVNLLTEDNLPSYHHEIATLFGRDGAWGTWVHRWTAEEGRHGIVMRDYLLASRAVDPDKLEEFRMSHMGEGFESDNRHSMLHTVAYVAFQELATRVSHRNTGHHSGDPVCDRMLARIATDENLHMIFYRNLLKAAFEFAPDLTMQAVRDVVVDFRMPGHGMPGFERAAAQMAIGEVYNMRIHHDDVLAPVIRFLKIMELDGLGPEGMKAQEELGLYMGGLDAEARKFDEKLAARKARMAARAAGA
- a CDS encoding SDR family NAD(P)-dependent oxidoreductase, which codes for MGDGGGITEEELAAFHRTVGRLRALPVDDPVRLRAEQVAASFARDGRQRRRKTLGAEKSAADAAVMAATATGALERREDAPLPAAATGGGGVFRKPRTCYVCKTSYRQVDSFYHRLCPRCAADNTARRGLSTDLSGRRALLTGGRVKIGFQLALMMLRDGADLLVTSRFPHDTVRRFRAEPGSEKWLDRLTVVAVDLRDPRQVLGLCEQLRQEGEPLDILVNNAAQTVRRPPESYALLAAGEYDALPQGARQAPGFTPMRMLEGGAAALPVALREADEAGLLPDPSPENSWSARLGELDPAEVLETQLVNSLAPALLCDRLLPLLLAAPSPRRYVVNVTAVEGRFAVRNKTAGHPHTNMAKAALNMLTRTSAAELADQGVHMCAVDTGWITDENPAPKKHRMADAGFRTPLDIVDGAARVYDPIVRGEAGDPVSGVFLKDYREGEW